In Humulus lupulus chromosome 6, drHumLupu1.1, whole genome shotgun sequence, a single genomic region encodes these proteins:
- the LOC133785416 gene encoding uncharacterized protein LOC133785416: MKEVLWKSIQARYKVDKDWQKNYIFKSMADLWRASQSRLVTKITKAPNEEARLKLKPDNIKSMNGWKSFVKEKNSAEFKATSEKFRKIRTKQLPHTCSRKGYARLIDELMIHSETKTPPSRVDVWTKVHKKKNGEPVNLEVAEAFDLVEEYKKDPAISSTTSVNEDILTKVLGPEKNAYMTV, encoded by the exons ATGAAAGAGGTCTTATGGAAATCTATTCAG GCAAGATATAAGGTTGACAAAGATTGGCAAAAGAActatatattcaaaagtatggcagatctttggagagcttcacaatcaaggctagttactaaaataacaaaggcaccaaatgaagaagcaagattgaaactaaagcctgataatattaaatccatgaatgggtggaaaagttttgttaaggaaaaaaatagtgctgagtttaag GCTACAAGTGAGAAATTCAGAAAAATACGAACAAAGCAACTACCCCACACTTGTAGTCGCAAAGGTTATGCAAGATTGATTGATGAATTG ATGATACATAGTGAAACCAAAACACCACCTTCTAGAGTTGATGTTTGGACCAAAGtacataagaagaaaaatggcgAACCAGTAAATTTAGAAGTGGCTGAAGCATTT gatttggttgaagaATATAAGAAAGATCCTGCTATATCTTCAACTACAAGTGTTAATGAAGACATCCTCACAAAAGTCCTTGGTCCTGAAAAAAATGCATACATGACCGTCTGA
- the LOC133785417 gene encoding uncharacterized protein LOC133785417, protein MNLSLNCRASDEYREGAKNFVEMSEKLAVIYGIDPTYKIWFHHGEELSRDDDVETMETFDSYNLFRATNIDGCDFESHLEDHDDTFMEKLEDADTPLYPQFTKYTKLSSIVALYKLKTTNGWSDKSFDELLRLLNDMLPLDNMIPKSIKDKENLQECPTCGTSRWMSDKLTKKVRHGVPEKVLRYFPIIPRLKRMFMSKRISKELRWHHNNKSCDGKMRHPVDSAAWELVNDKWPSFSNEERNIRLGLSTNGFNPFKDLKLLWNEGVDAHDALDNTNFKLRAILMWTIQDFPAYRNLAGCKNKGCFSCPLCGYGTHSEWLKHSGKFSYRGHRKFLKEDHPFQSKRSWFDGEEEHGNPPRIMNGTTIVEHLKDFELYVHHNLDVMHIEKNVCESICNTLLDVAGKSKDGLKARLDLQHMGIRSALHPQEKGTRTYLPAALHTLSKLEKELFCKRLFSLKVPDGYSSNIRNCISMEQCKLMGLKSHDCHILMQQLLPVAIKGLMPLGPRDAIIRLCTFFNRICQRVLDRESIMALENDVIETLCLLEIFFPPSFFDVMIHLVVPMHSSTCDETDLLKWLAYGPRKHAASYTRYIINGQRFHIHDIEKSTQNSGVSIEATTMCRSSAKDVSQVPNLVSYYGVIREIILLEYYIVQIPIFKCD, encoded by the exons atgaacttGTCTTTGAATTGTAGAGCCTCAGATGAGTATAGAGAAGGTGCTAAGAATTTTGTAGAAATGTCAGAAAAGTTGGCTG TCATTTATGGGATTGATCCAACATACAAAAtctggtttcatcatggggaagaattATCAAGAGATGATGATGTAGAGACAATGGAAACCTTTGATTCTTACAACTTGTTTAGGGCTACAAATATTGATGGTTGTGATTTTGAAAGTCATCTAGAAGATCATGATGACACTTTTATGGAAAAATTAGAAGATGCAGACACTCCATTATATCCACAATTCACTAAATATACTAAGTTATCGTCAATTGTTGCACTGTATAAGCTTAAAACTACCAATGGATGGTCTGATAAAAGTTTTGATGAATTGTTAAGACTTTTGAATGATATGCTTCCTTTAGATAATATGATCCCCAAGTCTAT aaaagataaagaaaacttgCAAGAATGTCCAACATGTGGAACTTCACGTTGGATGTCAGATAAGCTGACTAAAAAGGTTCGACATGGTGTCCCGGAAAAAGTTTTAAGGTACTTTCCTATAATCCCTAGGTTGAAACGGATGTTCATGTCTAAAAGAATTTCAAAGGAATTAAgatggcatcacaacaataaaagTTGCGATGGAAAAATGCGTCACCCAGTGGATTCAGCAGCATGGGAGCTAGTCAATGATAAATGGCCATCATTTTCAAATGAAGAGAGAAATATTAGACTTGGCCTTTCCACAAATGGATTTAACCCATTTA AGGACTTGAAATTATTATGGAATGAGGGTGTTGATGCTCATGATGCATTGGACAATACAAATTTCAAGTTGCGGGCTATTTTGATGTGGACAATCCAAGATTTTCCAGCATACAGGAACCTTGCTGGTTGTAAAAATAAGGGATGTTTCAGTTGTCCCCTATGTGGTTATGGTACTCATTCAGAGTGGCTAAAACATAGTGGGAAGTTTTCATATCGAGGTCATCGGAAATTTCTTAAAGAAGACCATCCATTTCAGAGTAAAAGAAGTTGGTTTGATGGAGAAGAAGAGCATGGAAATCCGCCAAGAATCATGAATGGGACTACAATTGTTGAACACCTTAAAGATTTT gaATTGTATGTTCATCACAATTTGGATgtgatgcacatagagaaaaatgtttgtgaaagcatctGTAATACATTGCTAGATGTTGCTGGAAAAAGTAAAGATGGACTAAAAGCTCGCTTGGATTTGCAACATATGGGTATTAGGAGTGCATTACACCCACAAGAGAAGGGGACTAGAACCTATCTTCCTGCAGCTTTACACACACTATCAAAGCTTGAGaaagaattattttgtaaaaggTTGTTCTCATTGAAAGTACCTGATGGATATAGCTCAAATATTCGAAATTGTATTTCAATGGAACAATGCAAGCTCATGGGCCTTAAGTCACACGATTGCCACAttttgatgcaacaattactacCGGTGGCTATAAAAGGATTGATGCCATTGGGTCCAAGAGATGCTATAATAAGATTATGCACGTTCTTTAATCGAATATGTCAACGTGTTCTTGATAGAGAAAGCATAATGGCATTAGAAAATGATGTTATTGAAACTTTATGCTTACTAGAGATattctttccaccatcattttttgatGTCATGATTCACTTAGTG GTTCCTATGCATTCCTCAACTTGTGATGAAACTGATTTGTTGAAATGGCTAGCATATGGACCCAGAAAACATGCTGCTTCTTACACTAGATATATTATCAATGGTCAAAGATTCCATATACATGACATTGAGAagtccacacagaatagtggtgtCTCAATTGAAGCTACAACTATGTGTAGATCTAGTGCCAAAGATGTATCTCAAGTTCCTAATTTAGTTTCATACTATGGGGTTATAAGGGAGATAATCTTGTTAGAATACTATATAGTTCAGATTCCAATTTTCAAATGTGATTGA